In Kryptolebias marmoratus isolate JLee-2015 linkage group LG4, ASM164957v2, whole genome shotgun sequence, the following proteins share a genomic window:
- the LOC108247395 gene encoding voltage-dependent calcium channel subunit alpha-2/delta-2-like isoform X1 — MAKGKRSRSLFSLISLQIILIFSASWPGAEGLTFPQQYTIMHWARRIEQEIDRVFQHITGAQQLKGIYNEERRRFNLVKNQPRRIVEKVALDIEKLLAKKRKALDRLASEAERLQREHLWQDGIKELDMAYYDSKAELDYNSIDGEVEVDNPSQLKLEFVYDPNFKNSVNFSHTAVQIPTDIYKGATVILNELNWTQALERVFMENSREDPSLLWQAFGSATGVTRYYPATPWKAPDKIDLYDVRRRPWYIQGASSPKDMVILVDVSGSVSGLTLKLIKASVMEMLDTLSDDDYINVARFNEKAEAVVPCFKHLVQANVRNKKIFKEAVQQMQAKGTTDYKSGFHFAFNQLLNKTNVPRANCNKIIMLFTDGGEDRAQDVFMQYNWPNKTVGFRIFIPILHSNRMCCVFCIIFTFSFCPPTKVRVFTFSVGQHNYDVTPLQWIACTNKGYYFEIRSICAIRINTQEYLDVLGRPMVLAGTEAKQVQWTNVYQDALGLGLVVTGTLPVFNLTMNGNSQNQLILGVMGVDVHLDEIKRLTPRYNLGANGYIFAIDPNGYLLLHPNLQPKLVNLPEPVTLDFLDAEVEDSNKEEIRRQMIDGRPGEIQVKTLIKSIDEQYIDEVYRGYTWTPINGTDYSLGLVLPTYNEYYIQADLSDVMLQLQYMQSLLPSSFESSGHVFLAPREYCKNLQLSDNNTQFLQNFLSLMLHISPESDECEQGLIHNLILDSRIIGQLASRVWKNKDLNAYGFLAVFASTDGGITRVFPNIAAELWDEDPEPFNSNFYRRSLDNKGYMFRPPLRSSFDDLDGSENDTVGILVSSAVEVNLGGKLLKPAVVGVKLDLEAWVDKFKILASNVSDSRQVSHRCGPSRSCEMDCEVNTDDLLCYLIDDGGFLVMSNQRDHWKKIGLFFGDVDPFLMYALYNNSIFTRRQSFHYKSECEAVSSSQTGAAPRGIYVPSVADILSLAWWTSTMAWSVIQQLMYGLVYNSWLYQDDVLVDGFETKVSSCVTIHSQFYFTNTTNSYSVLQDCGNCSRLFHAKRIENTNLLFVVAETLPCSSCEIESLTQVKKEFQEENPCEVLSNARYRKGPTSCFDYSALENTSECGRGHSLQASIGALLFIQLILHLFHLPLVQTL, encoded by the exons atggCGAAAGGGAAAAGATCTCGCAGCCTCTTCAGCTTAATATCTCTCCAAATCATCTTGATTTTCAGCGCGTCGTGGCCTGGAGCGGAGGGTCTCACATTCCCCCAGCAATACAC GATAATGCATTGGGCCCGGCGGATCGAGCAGGAGATTGACAGAGTCTTTCAGCACATCACTGGAGCTCAGCAGCTGAAAGGG atttacaATGAGGAGAGGCGACGGTTTAATCTGGTGAAGAATCAGCCTCGCCGGATTGTGGAGAAGGTGGCCTTGGACATAGAAAAACTCCTGGCAAAGAAGCGCAAAGCACTCGAT AGGTTAGCCAGTGAAGCAGAAAGGCTCCAGCGAGAGCATCTATGGCAGGATGGAATCAAG GAGCTGGACATGGCTTACTATGACTCCAAAGCAGAGCTGGATTAT AATTCCATTGACGGGGAAGTAGAGGTGGATAATCCCTCCCAGCTCAAGCTGGAGTTTGTGTATGACCCCAACTTCAAAAATAGCGTCAACTTTTCCCACACAGCTGTTCAGATCCCAACAGATATCTATAAAGGAG CGACAGTcattctgaatgagctgaactggACGCAGGCCCTGGAGAGAGTGTTCATGGAGAACAGTCGGGAGGATCCGTCCTTGCTGTGGCAGGCGTTTGGGAGTGCGACAGGAGTCACTCGCTACTATCCAG ccacACCTTGGAAAGCCCCTGATAAAATTGACCTTTATGACGTCAGGAGGAGGCCCTG GTACATCCAGGGTGCATCATCCCCCAAAGACATGGTCATCCTGGTTGATGT GAGCGGCAGCGTCAGTGGACTCACCCTTAAACTGATCAAAGCTTCAGTGATGGAAATGCTGGACACTTTATCTGATGACGACTACATCAACGTAGCCAGG tttaatgaaaAAGCCGAAGCTGTTGTTCCTTGCTTCAAACATCTTGTCCAGGCTAACGTGcgaaacaaaaagatttttaagGAGGCTGTGCAGCAGATGCAGGCTAAAGGCACCACAGACTATAAGTCTGGGTTTCATTTTGCCTTTAACCAGCTGCTCAAT AAGACAAATGTCCCACGGGCtaactgcaataaaataatcatGCTGTTTACTGACGGAGGAGAGGACAGAGCTCAGGATGTCTTCATGCAGTACAACTGGCCCAATAAAACAGTcggttttaggatttttattccTATTCTGCACAGTAACAGgatgtgttgtgttttctgcatcatatttactttttctttctgcccCCCTACAAAGGTTCGAGTATTTACCTTTTCCGTGGGTCAACATAATTATGATGTCACGCCTTTACAGTGGATTGCCTGCACAAATAAAG GTTACTATTTTGAGATCCGTTCCATCTGTGCTATAAGGATTAACACCCAG GAGTACCTCGACGTGCTGGGACGCCCCATGGTTCTGGCAGGCACTGAGGCCAAGCAGGTTCAGTGGACTAATGTGTATCAAGACGCTTTG ggtCTCGGCCTGGTCGTGACTGGAACTTTGCCTGTTTTCAATCTCACCATGAATGGAAACTCACAA AATCAGCTGATTTTAGGCGTCATGGGAGTCGACGTGCATCTCGATGAGATAAAACGACTGACGCCACGTTATAAC CTCGGGGCCAATGGATACATATTTGCAATCGATCCAAATGGATATCTCCTCCTTCACCCTAACCTTCAGCCAAAG CTTGTCAACCTCCCTGAACCGGTGACGCTTGACTTCCTGGATGCGGAGGTGGAGGACAGCAACAAAGAGGAG ATTCGACGACAAATGATTGACGGAAGACCAGGTGAAATACAGGTCAAAACTCTTATCAAGTCTATTGATGAG CAATATATTGATGAAGTATACAGAGGCTACACCTGGACTCCTATCAATGGGACTGATTACAG CCTTGGTCTGGTGTTACCCACCTATAACGAGTACTACATCCAGGCAGACCTGAGTGACGTGATGCTGCAGCTCCAGT ATATGCAGTCGTTGTTGCCCAGCTCCTTTGAATCATCGGGACATGTGTTTCTGGCTCCAAG GGAGTACTGCAAGAATCTGCAGCTTTCTGACAACAACACACAGTTTTTGCAGAACTTTCTTTCGCTCATGCTGCACATCTCCCCAGAGTCTGATGAAT gtGAACAAGGCCTCATCCACAACCTGATCCTGGATTCCCGGATTATCGGGCAGCTCGCCTCTCGTGTGTGGAAGAACAAGGACCTGAATGC GTATGGCTTCCTAGCTGTATTTGCATCCACAGATGGAGGAATTACACGAGTATTTCCCAACAT AGCTGCTGAGTTGTGGGATGAGGATCCCGAACCTTTTAATTCAAACTTCTACAGGCGAAGCCTCGACAATAAAGGCTACATGTTCAGGCCACCACTGAGGTCCT CTTTTGATGACCTTGACGGATCTGAAAACGACACCGTTGGAATCCTTGTTAGTTCAGCTGTTGAGGTTAATTTAGGAGGGAAACTGCTCAAACCTGCAG TGGTCGGAGTGAAGCTGGACCTGGAAGCGTGGGTGGACAAGTTTAAAATCCTGGCCAGCAACGTGTCAGACAGCCGACAGGTCTCACACAGG tgtGGCCCATCCAGGAGTTGTGAGATGGACTGTGAAGTAAACACAGAT GACCTCCTTTGTTACCTCATTGATGACGGCGGGTTCTTGGTTATGTCCAACCAGAGAGATCACTGGAAAAAG ATTGGTCTCTTCTTTGGCGATGTGGACCCTTTCCTGATGTACGCTCTCTACAACAACTCCATCTTCACCCGCCGGCAGTCCTTCCACTACAAATCTGAATGTGAAGCAGTCAGCAGCAGCCAAACTGGTGCAGCACCAAGAGGCATCTATGTG ccGTCCGTTGCTGACATCCTGAGCTTGGCCTGGTGGACGTCCACAATGGCATG gTCTGTGATCCAGCAGCTTATGTACGGACTGGTCTACAACAGCTGGCTCTACCAAG aTGATGTCCTTGTTGACGGCTTTGAGACCAAAGTAAGCAGCTGTGTGACCATCCACAGCCAGTTCTATTTCACAAACACCACAAACTCCTACAGTGTGCTGCAGGACTGTGGAAACTGCTCGcg GCTGTTCCACGCAAAGAGGATAGAAAACACCAACCTGCTTTTTGTGGTGGCCGAGACGCTGCCCTGCAGCTCCTGTGAGATTGAAAGTCTGACCCAGGTCAAAAAGGAGT TTCAGGAGGAAAATCCATGCGAAGTCCTGAGCAACGCACGGTATCGTAAAGGCCCGACTTCCTGCTTTGACTACAGTGCCTTA GAAAACACGTCAGAGTGTGGACGGGGTCATTCTCTGCAGGCCTCTATAGGAGCTCTACTCTTCATTCAGCTCATTCTGCATCTCTTTCATCTCCCACTCGTACAAACTCTCTGA
- the LOC108247395 gene encoding voltage-dependent calcium channel subunit alpha-2/delta-2-like isoform X2 produces MAKGKRSRSLFSLISLQIILIFSASWPGAEGLTFPQQYTIMHWARRIEQEIDRVFQHITGAQQLKGIYNEERRRFNLVKNQPRRIVEKVALDIEKLLAKKRKALDRLASEAERLQREHLWQDGIKELDMAYYDSKAELDYNSIDGEVEVDNPSQLKLEFVYDPNFKNSVNFSHTAVQIPTDIYKGATVILNELNWTQALERVFMENSREDPSLLWQAFGSATGVTRYYPATPWKAPDKIDLYDVRRRPWYIQGASSPKDMVILVDVSGSVSGLTLKLIKASVMEMLDTLSDDDYINVARFNEKAEAVVPCFKHLVQANVRNKKIFKEAVQQMQAKGTTDYKSGFHFAFNQLLNKTNVPRANCNKIIMLFTDGGEDRAQDVFMQYNWPNKTVRVFTFSVGQHNYDVTPLQWIACTNKGYYFEIRSICAIRINTQEYLDVLGRPMVLAGTEAKQVQWTNVYQDALGLGLVVTGTLPVFNLTMNGNSQNQLILGVMGVDVHLDEIKRLTPRYNLGANGYIFAIDPNGYLLLHPNLQPKLVNLPEPVTLDFLDAEVEDSNKEEIRRQMIDGRPGEIQVKTLIKSIDEQYIDEVYRGYTWTPINGTDYSLGLVLPTYNEYYIQADLSDVMLQLQYMQSLLPSSFESSGHVFLAPREYCKNLQLSDNNTQFLQNFLSLMLHISPESDECEQGLIHNLILDSRIIGQLASRVWKNKDLNAYGFLAVFASTDGGITRVFPNIAAELWDEDPEPFNSNFYRRSLDNKGYMFRPPLRSSFDDLDGSENDTVGILVSSAVEVNLGGKLLKPAVVGVKLDLEAWVDKFKILASNVSDSRQVSHRCGPSRSCEMDCEVNTDDLLCYLIDDGGFLVMSNQRDHWKKIGLFFGDVDPFLMYALYNNSIFTRRQSFHYKSECEAVSSSQTGAAPRGIYVPSVADILSLAWWTSTMAWSVIQQLMYGLVYNSWLYQDDVLVDGFETKVSSCVTIHSQFYFTNTTNSYSVLQDCGNCSRLFHAKRIENTNLLFVVAETLPCSSCEIESLTQVKKEFQEENPCEVLSNARYRKGPTSCFDYSALENTSECGRGHSLQASIGALLFIQLILHLFHLPLVQTL; encoded by the exons atggCGAAAGGGAAAAGATCTCGCAGCCTCTTCAGCTTAATATCTCTCCAAATCATCTTGATTTTCAGCGCGTCGTGGCCTGGAGCGGAGGGTCTCACATTCCCCCAGCAATACAC GATAATGCATTGGGCCCGGCGGATCGAGCAGGAGATTGACAGAGTCTTTCAGCACATCACTGGAGCTCAGCAGCTGAAAGGG atttacaATGAGGAGAGGCGACGGTTTAATCTGGTGAAGAATCAGCCTCGCCGGATTGTGGAGAAGGTGGCCTTGGACATAGAAAAACTCCTGGCAAAGAAGCGCAAAGCACTCGAT AGGTTAGCCAGTGAAGCAGAAAGGCTCCAGCGAGAGCATCTATGGCAGGATGGAATCAAG GAGCTGGACATGGCTTACTATGACTCCAAAGCAGAGCTGGATTAT AATTCCATTGACGGGGAAGTAGAGGTGGATAATCCCTCCCAGCTCAAGCTGGAGTTTGTGTATGACCCCAACTTCAAAAATAGCGTCAACTTTTCCCACACAGCTGTTCAGATCCCAACAGATATCTATAAAGGAG CGACAGTcattctgaatgagctgaactggACGCAGGCCCTGGAGAGAGTGTTCATGGAGAACAGTCGGGAGGATCCGTCCTTGCTGTGGCAGGCGTTTGGGAGTGCGACAGGAGTCACTCGCTACTATCCAG ccacACCTTGGAAAGCCCCTGATAAAATTGACCTTTATGACGTCAGGAGGAGGCCCTG GTACATCCAGGGTGCATCATCCCCCAAAGACATGGTCATCCTGGTTGATGT GAGCGGCAGCGTCAGTGGACTCACCCTTAAACTGATCAAAGCTTCAGTGATGGAAATGCTGGACACTTTATCTGATGACGACTACATCAACGTAGCCAGG tttaatgaaaAAGCCGAAGCTGTTGTTCCTTGCTTCAAACATCTTGTCCAGGCTAACGTGcgaaacaaaaagatttttaagGAGGCTGTGCAGCAGATGCAGGCTAAAGGCACCACAGACTATAAGTCTGGGTTTCATTTTGCCTTTAACCAGCTGCTCAAT AAGACAAATGTCCCACGGGCtaactgcaataaaataatcatGCTGTTTACTGACGGAGGAGAGGACAGAGCTCAGGATGTCTTCATGCAGTACAACTGGCCCAATAAAACA GTTCGAGTATTTACCTTTTCCGTGGGTCAACATAATTATGATGTCACGCCTTTACAGTGGATTGCCTGCACAAATAAAG GTTACTATTTTGAGATCCGTTCCATCTGTGCTATAAGGATTAACACCCAG GAGTACCTCGACGTGCTGGGACGCCCCATGGTTCTGGCAGGCACTGAGGCCAAGCAGGTTCAGTGGACTAATGTGTATCAAGACGCTTTG ggtCTCGGCCTGGTCGTGACTGGAACTTTGCCTGTTTTCAATCTCACCATGAATGGAAACTCACAA AATCAGCTGATTTTAGGCGTCATGGGAGTCGACGTGCATCTCGATGAGATAAAACGACTGACGCCACGTTATAAC CTCGGGGCCAATGGATACATATTTGCAATCGATCCAAATGGATATCTCCTCCTTCACCCTAACCTTCAGCCAAAG CTTGTCAACCTCCCTGAACCGGTGACGCTTGACTTCCTGGATGCGGAGGTGGAGGACAGCAACAAAGAGGAG ATTCGACGACAAATGATTGACGGAAGACCAGGTGAAATACAGGTCAAAACTCTTATCAAGTCTATTGATGAG CAATATATTGATGAAGTATACAGAGGCTACACCTGGACTCCTATCAATGGGACTGATTACAG CCTTGGTCTGGTGTTACCCACCTATAACGAGTACTACATCCAGGCAGACCTGAGTGACGTGATGCTGCAGCTCCAGT ATATGCAGTCGTTGTTGCCCAGCTCCTTTGAATCATCGGGACATGTGTTTCTGGCTCCAAG GGAGTACTGCAAGAATCTGCAGCTTTCTGACAACAACACACAGTTTTTGCAGAACTTTCTTTCGCTCATGCTGCACATCTCCCCAGAGTCTGATGAAT gtGAACAAGGCCTCATCCACAACCTGATCCTGGATTCCCGGATTATCGGGCAGCTCGCCTCTCGTGTGTGGAAGAACAAGGACCTGAATGC GTATGGCTTCCTAGCTGTATTTGCATCCACAGATGGAGGAATTACACGAGTATTTCCCAACAT AGCTGCTGAGTTGTGGGATGAGGATCCCGAACCTTTTAATTCAAACTTCTACAGGCGAAGCCTCGACAATAAAGGCTACATGTTCAGGCCACCACTGAGGTCCT CTTTTGATGACCTTGACGGATCTGAAAACGACACCGTTGGAATCCTTGTTAGTTCAGCTGTTGAGGTTAATTTAGGAGGGAAACTGCTCAAACCTGCAG TGGTCGGAGTGAAGCTGGACCTGGAAGCGTGGGTGGACAAGTTTAAAATCCTGGCCAGCAACGTGTCAGACAGCCGACAGGTCTCACACAGG tgtGGCCCATCCAGGAGTTGTGAGATGGACTGTGAAGTAAACACAGAT GACCTCCTTTGTTACCTCATTGATGACGGCGGGTTCTTGGTTATGTCCAACCAGAGAGATCACTGGAAAAAG ATTGGTCTCTTCTTTGGCGATGTGGACCCTTTCCTGATGTACGCTCTCTACAACAACTCCATCTTCACCCGCCGGCAGTCCTTCCACTACAAATCTGAATGTGAAGCAGTCAGCAGCAGCCAAACTGGTGCAGCACCAAGAGGCATCTATGTG ccGTCCGTTGCTGACATCCTGAGCTTGGCCTGGTGGACGTCCACAATGGCATG gTCTGTGATCCAGCAGCTTATGTACGGACTGGTCTACAACAGCTGGCTCTACCAAG aTGATGTCCTTGTTGACGGCTTTGAGACCAAAGTAAGCAGCTGTGTGACCATCCACAGCCAGTTCTATTTCACAAACACCACAAACTCCTACAGTGTGCTGCAGGACTGTGGAAACTGCTCGcg GCTGTTCCACGCAAAGAGGATAGAAAACACCAACCTGCTTTTTGTGGTGGCCGAGACGCTGCCCTGCAGCTCCTGTGAGATTGAAAGTCTGACCCAGGTCAAAAAGGAGT TTCAGGAGGAAAATCCATGCGAAGTCCTGAGCAACGCACGGTATCGTAAAGGCCCGACTTCCTGCTTTGACTACAGTGCCTTA GAAAACACGTCAGAGTGTGGACGGGGTCATTCTCTGCAGGCCTCTATAGGAGCTCTACTCTTCATTCAGCTCATTCTGCATCTCTTTCATCTCCCACTCGTACAAACTCTCTGA